A stretch of the Nitratifractor salsuginis DSM 16511 genome encodes the following:
- a CDS encoding acyltransferase, producing MRNIRRLLRYDIPLHFALLLTNWLPDIVPVLRIRGYLVHFFLGECGRNLRLGRNVIFYNPKNIHIGEDVYIAYGTWFSAGEIITIGDEVIIGPYCVFASSDHTKVNGSFRYGMPRKKPITVREGSWIAAQCSILAGSDIGKGVVVAANSVVKGKMQDQTLCAGAPCRSIKRYE from the coding sequence ATGCGCAACATTAGAAGATTACTGCGTTATGACATACCTTTGCATTTTGCATTACTTTTGACAAATTGGTTACCTGACATTGTACCTGTATTGCGTATTCGGGGATATTTGGTCCATTTTTTTTTAGGTGAATGTGGGAGAAATTTAAGGTTAGGAAGAAACGTAATTTTTTACAACCCTAAAAATATTCATATAGGTGAAGATGTTTATATTGCATATGGCACATGGTTCTCTGCCGGAGAAATAATCACGATCGGAGATGAGGTGATCATAGGACCATACTGCGTATTTGCTTCTTCTGATCATACAAAAGTCAACGGTTCATTTAGATATGGTATGCCAAGAAAAAAACCCATAACTGTAAGAGAAGGAAGTTGGATAGCTGCACAGTGTAGCATTCTTGCCGGTAGTGACATAGGAAAGGGTGTGGTTGTAGCGGCGAATAGTGTCGTAAAAGGGAAGATGCAAGATCAAACACTTTGTGCGGGAGCACCCTGCCGGAGTATAAAAAGATATGAATAA
- a CDS encoding glycosyltransferase — MTLGFHYHIPAIKKSDGKIYMPGYLGVFIESLAKECEEVICFLHRPLESELDSMDYMIKENNVSLVNLGIHDTMFNRVLNYRKHTSRIKPYLSTVDLMLIRGPSPLLPFVAKMCKKNNVLYAFLLVGDYLKSLAGSNIRHPLKKFSLWSFYKINKTLQDHYARHALIFANNRVVYDEYNEKHNNVFEIRTTTLTVNDFFKREDTCVKFPIKLAYAGRIEPAKGIDDIIDALKLLRRDGIDVELHIAGWDPSAEGKYLKDLTLNIKKKGLEDLVFFHGKKRVGKELFSFYRSCDIFIVASKGNEGFPRTIWEAMAQSMPIISTRVGSIPDMLNEGEDVLLVEQSNPRQISGAVKRLLEDERLRKRLIINGYDLAKLNIMEIQIKKMIDIMKDYSDNAQH; from the coding sequence ATGACATTGGGATTTCATTATCATATACCAGCGATAAAAAAATCAGATGGAAAAATATACATGCCTGGGTATTTGGGTGTATTTATTGAATCGCTTGCCAAAGAATGTGAAGAAGTTATTTGTTTTTTACACAGGCCTTTGGAAAGCGAACTTGATTCGATGGATTACATGATAAAAGAAAATAATGTCTCTTTGGTAAATCTTGGCATACACGACACTATGTTTAATAGGGTCCTGAATTATAGGAAACACACCTCCAGGATCAAGCCATATCTTTCAACTGTCGATTTGATGTTGATTCGGGGACCGTCACCACTTTTGCCGTTTGTGGCCAAAATGTGTAAAAAAAATAATGTCCTCTATGCCTTTTTGTTGGTTGGTGATTATCTCAAAAGCTTGGCTGGTTCCAATATTAGACATCCACTTAAAAAATTTTCACTATGGTCCTTTTATAAAATCAATAAAACATTACAGGACCACTATGCTCGCCATGCTTTAATATTTGCCAACAATAGGGTTGTTTATGATGAATATAATGAAAAACATAATAATGTTTTTGAGATTAGAACGACCACGTTGACCGTCAATGATTTTTTTAAAAGAGAAGATACTTGTGTAAAATTTCCTATAAAACTGGCCTATGCCGGAAGGATTGAACCAGCAAAAGGTATTGATGATATCATTGATGCTTTAAAACTCTTGCGAAGAGATGGAATTGATGTGGAATTACATATAGCTGGATGGGATCCTTCTGCTGAAGGGAAGTATTTAAAAGACTTGACACTCAACATTAAAAAGAAAGGGTTGGAAGATCTTGTTTTTTTTCATGGGAAAAAGCGTGTTGGGAAAGAGCTTTTTTCATTTTATAGAAGTTGCGATATATTTATTGTCGCATCGAAAGGCAACGAAGGGTTTCCTCGAACGATATGGGAGGCTATGGCACAAAGTATGCCGATAATTTCGACTCGAGTTGGTTCTATCCCAGATATGCTTAACGAGGGAGAAGATGTTCTTTTGGTCGAGCAGTCCAATCCCAGGCAGATATCCGGAGCTGTTAAAAGATTATTGGAAGATGAAAGATTACGGAAACGCTTGATTATCAATGGATATGATCTCGCAAAGCTCAATATTATGGAAATTCAAATAAAAAAAATGATTGATATTATGAAGGATTATTCTGATAATGCGCAACATTAG
- a CDS encoding O-antigen ligase family protein — MISNDGAHVDTEYLFLSTQKYLNIFAFFSVFPLIKISGISITFFIFIVIVYKFLKNKKKLFRITQWTDLFLMLFLIFVLISAFLSEVTYRDRSIFSILKLPIQYVYWVTLALFVKTWIYNYSFYNLSRYIFYASIIDIFYYVFLNPIFHVFYPNSFAYIIVVAMPLGYYYAMKRFSVPMVILISIGFVLGVLYSGSRTGTALIVFELIMLLSLGNSQLKKVSLIVGVFSLPIIIMVSANVYDYDIRQAKLDLADILEDYSPKIAHTLRMEENVFDRDKSFLIRKLMIQKGERIFQEHPFFGVGPGNFTRYYTSLDIDSVSSWLHGNELKYNRTSAQNSYLMILAENGILALTSILFVILNILWKGFYYIRTFKNNAEIYIYVPFVALIFYGFILVTTMGTLFWFFLGLALTLTQRRRHLS; from the coding sequence TTGATCTCAAATGATGGTGCGCATGTAGATACAGAGTATTTGTTTTTGTCTACGCAAAAATATTTAAATATATTTGCGTTTTTTTCCGTATTCCCACTTATAAAGATCTCTGGTATTTCAATAACATTTTTCATTTTTATAGTTATTGTATATAAGTTTTTAAAAAATAAAAAGAAATTATTTAGAATCACACAATGGACGGACTTGTTCTTGATGTTGTTTCTGATTTTTGTTTTAATTTCGGCATTTTTGTCGGAAGTTACCTATCGTGACAGGAGCATTTTTTCTATCTTGAAACTCCCGATACAATATGTATATTGGGTTACACTGGCGTTATTCGTAAAAACTTGGATTTATAACTATAGTTTTTATAATTTGTCAAGGTATATATTCTACGCATCAATTATTGATATCTTTTATTATGTATTTTTAAATCCAATTTTTCATGTATTTTACCCAAATTCATTCGCATATATTATAGTTGTTGCTATGCCACTCGGGTATTATTATGCTATGAAGCGTTTTAGTGTTCCTATGGTTATACTGATATCAATCGGTTTTGTACTTGGGGTATTGTACTCCGGTTCGAGAACAGGGACTGCTTTGATTGTATTTGAATTAATAATGTTGTTGAGTTTGGGAAACAGTCAATTGAAAAAAGTTTCATTGATCGTCGGTGTTTTTTCTTTACCTATTATCATTATGGTCTCTGCCAATGTATATGATTATGATATCCGACAAGCAAAACTAGACCTGGCAGATATTTTAGAAGACTATAGTCCAAAGATTGCCCATACGTTAAGGATGGAGGAAAACGTTTTTGATCGTGATAAATCATTTCTTATTAGAAAACTTATGATTCAAAAAGGAGAGAGAATATTCCAAGAGCATCCATTTTTTGGGGTTGGCCCAGGTAATTTTACAAGATATTACACTTCCCTTGATATAGACTCTGTAAGCAGTTGGTTGCATGGGAATGAACTTAAATACAATAGAACTTCTGCTCAAAATTCATATTTGATGATATTGGCGGAAAATGGTATATTGGCATTGACGAGTATTTTATTTGTAATTTTAAATATTTTATGGAAAGGCTTTTACTATATAAGGACTTTCAAGAATAATGCGGAAATATATATTTATGTTCCTTTTGTCGCATTAATATTTTATGGATTTATTTTGGTGACGACTATGGGAACACTTTTTTGGTTTTTTTTAGGACTTGCGTTAACGTTGACTCAACGTAGAAGGCATTTATCATGA
- a CDS encoding glycosyltransferase family 2 protein encodes MKIDVVIATYNRPKSLKGVVAKLLDSNADLNKIIVIDSSRDENKPIQVMEKVLYVRSSHANQPYQRYLGYRASDADILIFLDDDMELIDNGWMDKIKKAFSEASVVGVAMAFANDNEFLNSKIPKSKFGNPKRPGYFRRILKAFSGHPYLKPGKFWLCGIRGMQPPEGGETQWVHGGAFVAKRSALYKNFNFRLFDLFEEKMGMGEDVLLGYTLSKQGKIVYIPERSFYHNDQKDSTYTMDLESYGRRVAYSRLYLSFEYGRLSNVPKNFVLLHYIWYMLWRFTGMGMNYLIDPSTSRKELIKGYASGINKALKDRKILSSYLEDTRWRRETEIDLK; translated from the coding sequence ATGAAAATTGATGTTGTTATAGCAACTTATAACCGTCCAAAAAGCCTCAAGGGTGTCGTTGCAAAACTCCTTGATTCTAATGCTGATCTCAATAAAATCATAGTGATAGATTCTTCACGGGATGAAAATAAGCCGATTCAAGTTATGGAAAAGGTGCTTTATGTGAGATCGTCCCATGCCAATCAACCGTATCAGAGATATCTTGGATACCGCGCATCGGATGCAGATATATTGATTTTTCTGGATGATGATATGGAGCTTATAGATAACGGATGGATGGATAAGATAAAGAAAGCATTCTCGGAAGCCTCTGTAGTCGGAGTCGCTATGGCATTCGCTAACGATAATGAATTTTTAAATTCAAAAATACCAAAGTCGAAATTTGGCAATCCAAAGCGGCCTGGTTATTTCAGGCGCATTTTAAAAGCTTTCTCAGGTCATCCCTATTTGAAACCAGGCAAATTCTGGTTATGCGGCATTAGGGGGATGCAGCCACCAGAAGGAGGAGAGACTCAGTGGGTTCACGGCGGTGCTTTTGTCGCAAAGCGCTCAGCTTTATATAAAAACTTTAACTTTCGACTATTTGATCTATTTGAAGAGAAAATGGGAATGGGCGAAGATGTTTTGCTAGGGTATACATTATCCAAACAGGGTAAAATCGTTTATATTCCAGAAAGATCTTTTTATCATAACGACCAAAAAGACAGTACTTATACGATGGACCTTGAAAGTTACGGTAGGCGTGTCGCCTATTCGAGACTATATTTATCATTCGAATATGGTAGACTATCGAATGTCCCCAAAAATTTTGTCTTATTGCATTATATTTGGTATATGCTTTGGCGTTTTACCGGAATGGGTATGAATTATCTGATAGATCCCAGCACGAGTAGGAAAGAGTTGATAAAAGGATATGCAAGTGGTATAAATAAAGCGTTAAAAGATAGAAAAATTCTTTCATCTTATCTCGAAGATACTCGGTGGAGAAGGGAAACAGAAATTGATCTCAAATGA
- a CDS encoding glycosyltransferase family 4 protein — protein sequence MDKKPHIGFICHEYPPCNHGGIGSFTKDLAEGLVQAGFKVSVIGMYLPHILDLNKITIEKISGVKIYRLPFENRMNQKHLNALYQRLKLLRFVLSTIKETGIDIIESPENQGWLPFGLLGKVPLITRFHGGEAYLGKTLNRPYSRFTSLMEKSQLLFSDQLVSVSSFVGKMTLDVLKTERNFITIYNSVKITKSIYHKNLTKVDVEPYLIVFSGSIIRNKGVEELILSMNIILKKFPEAKLILAGKNNRWMNDKKYDEYLMSLLDDRKYEKSINFLGAIDRERELFPLLSMAQVCCFPSYVESFSYAPLEAMALRKPVVFTKSSSGPEAIEDGVSGLLCDPKDPKDIAEKIMFLFENPDKAEELAREGQKRVQTIFSYEKWLKKNIDLYKKVLDEN from the coding sequence ATGGATAAGAAACCTCATATAGGCTTCATATGTCATGAATATCCCCCTTGCAATCACGGAGGAATAGGATCATTTACGAAAGATCTTGCAGAAGGTTTGGTACAGGCTGGTTTTAAAGTAAGTGTAATAGGAATGTATTTACCTCATATATTAGATCTCAATAAAATAACCATTGAGAAAATATCAGGTGTTAAGATCTATAGATTACCTTTTGAAAATAGGATGAATCAAAAACACTTAAATGCGTTATATCAGCGATTGAAATTGTTGCGTTTTGTTTTAAGCACGATAAAAGAAACGGGCATAGACATTATCGAATCACCAGAGAATCAAGGATGGTTACCATTTGGTCTGTTAGGAAAAGTTCCTTTGATTACGCGTTTTCATGGGGGTGAGGCATATTTAGGCAAAACATTAAATAGACCATACTCCAGATTTACATCACTAATGGAAAAATCACAATTATTGTTTAGTGATCAGTTGGTGTCTGTTTCTAGTTTTGTGGGAAAGATGACGTTAGATGTATTAAAAACTGAAAGAAATTTTATAACTATTTACAATTCAGTAAAAATCACTAAATCAATATATCATAAAAATCTAACAAAAGTAGATGTAGAACCATATTTAATCGTTTTTTCCGGATCAATTATTAGAAATAAAGGTGTTGAAGAACTTATATTATCTATGAATATAATACTTAAAAAGTTCCCTGAAGCTAAATTGATTCTTGCCGGTAAAAATAATCGCTGGATGAATGATAAAAAATACGATGAATATCTTATGTCATTGTTGGATGATAGAAAATATGAGAAATCAATTAATTTCCTAGGTGCCATTGATAGGGAGAGAGAACTATTTCCACTTTTGTCTATGGCTCAGGTGTGTTGTTTTCCCTCATATGTAGAATCATTTTCATATGCACCCCTTGAAGCTATGGCTTTAAGAAAGCCTGTTGTGTTTACAAAGTCATCATCTGGTCCAGAAGCAATTGAAGATGGTGTTTCTGGTTTGCTTTGTGACCCAAAGGATCCCAAAGATATAGCAGAAAAGATCATGTTTCTCTTTGAGAATCCAGACAAAGCGGAGGAGTTGGCGAGAGAGGGGCAAAAACGTGTACAGACAATATTTTCATATGAAAAATGGTTGAAGAAGAATATTGATCTTTACAAGAAAGTTTTAGATGAAAATTGA
- a CDS encoding glycosyltransferase, with protein sequence MINRTEQEIMKNWRGDIKSPTVSICTITYNHENFIEEALDSFLMQETDFPIEIVIDDDCSIDKTPDIIRKYVEKFPNIIKANLREQNVGMMSNFIENLNRAKGKYIALCEGDDYWTDPLKLQKQIGFLEENNEYILVSANTKIAYEKDGFVKKEIHKNFSRDFDFSVKELMVLDTSPVATLTASFRNIVKDYSKIPFERYWAGDKQLWMYLMQFGKGRYMNQIFGVYRKHTGGVTSNLKKDRTSKILHIRNRMNNHEEWNKFYTNKYNDEIEALRHKEYFALSILYLKGFEIKEAIYSSKYVKIDRLYKKRHKVLISALKILRKISTGER encoded by the coding sequence ATGATTAATAGAACTGAGCAAGAGATAATGAAAAATTGGCGAGGTGACATAAAATCACCTACTGTCAGTATATGCACCATTACTTACAACCATGAGAATTTCATTGAGGAAGCACTCGACAGTTTTCTTATGCAAGAGACGGATTTTCCTATTGAAATAGTTATTGACGATGACTGCTCTATAGACAAAACACCTGATATTATTAGAAAGTATGTCGAGAAATTCCCGAATATAATAAAAGCAAACCTGAGAGAGCAAAATGTTGGCATGATGTCAAATTTCATAGAGAATTTAAATAGAGCAAAGGGTAAATATATTGCATTATGTGAGGGAGACGACTATTGGACTGACCCTTTAAAGTTACAAAAACAAATAGGCTTTCTAGAAGAGAACAATGAATATATATTGGTAAGTGCCAATACTAAAATAGCATACGAAAAAGATGGTTTTGTGAAAAAAGAAATACACAAGAATTTTTCCAGAGACTTTGATTTTTCAGTAAAAGAACTTATGGTATTGGATACTAGTCCAGTTGCGACACTGACAGCTTCATTTCGTAATATAGTAAAAGATTATTCCAAAATTCCATTTGAAAGATATTGGGCAGGAGATAAACAATTGTGGATGTATCTGATGCAGTTTGGTAAAGGTAGATATATGAATCAGATTTTTGGTGTTTATCGCAAACACACGGGAGGTGTAACCTCCAATCTAAAAAAAGATAGAACGAGTAAAATCTTACACATTAGAAATAGAATGAATAATCATGAGGAATGGAATAAGTTTTATACCAATAAATATAATGATGAAATCGAAGCATTAAGACATAAAGAATATTTTGCTCTATCTATTCTATATTTGAAGGGTTTTGAAATCAAGGAAGCAATATATTCATCTAAATATGTCAAAATAGATAGACTATATAAAAAAAGGCACAAGGTTCTAATATCAGCTTTAAAAATTTTAAGAAAAATATCTACTGGTGAACGATGA
- a CDS encoding lipopolysaccharide biosynthesis protein has translation MSNLRQQGAKAFIWDFTGKIAKHGMSFVISVILARLLEPSDFGLIALAAVFIGIASIFADMGLGSALIQRRKVLPIHYSSVFYFNLVSSLLLTIIVCIASNSIAGFFNNDALSVLIRVISLTFIINAFSSVQRTKLRRELNYALLTKITLISSLMSGVVSVSLAFASFGVWSLVVQSLLQGLLFNIFIWSKSKWRPSLNFSWKALTQLWGYGFRMFLSGLMESIFTRLDTLVIGKLFSAADLGFFNRAKSLDRMIVKYSSGSLMSVLFPILAKVQRDLPRFQHIFLKSLGIIVFISFFLIGLLYVLSHELILLLYGQKWLQTVDYFKILVLSSFGYPVSALLVNVLSSRGNSRAFLRLEIYKKIIGLLNLIIAFRWGIEGYLYGYLAAMSLAVYLNVTFVHKEIFIPIWKIIRPVLIQGVLTLGIVLIVQSLNKYLFFQPFTKLVFEGLMFSLLYLILNKYLGIRSYVYFISEAMPVCKKIYSRIKI, from the coding sequence TTGAGTAATCTCAGGCAGCAAGGAGCCAAAGCTTTCATTTGGGATTTTACAGGTAAAATTGCCAAACATGGTATGAGCTTTGTGATCTCTGTCATTTTGGCAAGACTACTTGAACCGTCGGATTTTGGGCTCATAGCTTTGGCTGCGGTTTTTATTGGCATAGCGAGTATTTTTGCCGATATGGGATTGGGGTCGGCTCTGATCCAACGGAGAAAAGTATTACCCATTCACTATTCATCTGTGTTTTATTTTAATCTTGTTTCCTCTCTTTTACTCACGATAATCGTGTGTATTGCTTCTAATTCTATTGCAGGTTTCTTCAATAATGATGCATTGAGTGTTCTTATTCGCGTTATCTCGCTAACATTTATCATAAATGCTTTCAGCAGTGTGCAGCGTACTAAATTGCGGAGAGAATTGAACTATGCTTTGTTGACAAAGATCACATTGATTTCTTCGCTAATGAGTGGGGTGGTAAGTGTTTCTCTGGCCTTTGCATCTTTTGGTGTATGGAGTTTGGTTGTGCAGTCTCTGCTTCAAGGTTTGTTGTTCAATATATTTATATGGTCCAAGAGCAAGTGGAGGCCATCACTAAATTTTTCGTGGAAAGCTCTTACACAGTTGTGGGGATATGGTTTTCGAATGTTCCTTTCCGGATTGATGGAATCGATATTCACACGTCTGGACACTCTTGTGATCGGAAAGCTTTTTTCTGCTGCGGATCTTGGATTCTTCAATAGAGCGAAATCTTTAGATCGCATGATAGTGAAGTACTCTTCTGGAAGCCTGATGTCTGTACTTTTTCCTATTTTAGCCAAAGTTCAAAGAGATCTGCCTAGATTTCAACACATATTTCTAAAATCACTTGGAATTATAGTTTTTATTTCTTTTTTTCTGATAGGACTATTATATGTCCTTTCCCACGAATTGATCCTTTTGCTCTATGGTCAGAAATGGTTACAGACGGTAGATTATTTTAAAATACTGGTCTTGAGCAGCTTTGGATACCCGGTAAGCGCTTTATTGGTTAATGTATTGAGCAGCAGGGGAAATTCTAGAGCTTTTTTACGTCTAGAGATCTATAAGAAGATCATTGGATTATTAAATTTAATTATAGCATTTCGATGGGGAATTGAAGGATACTTATATGGTTATTTGGCTGCTATGAGCCTGGCTGTCTATTTGAATGTTACATTTGTTCATAAGGAAATATTTATACCGATATGGAAGATCATAAGGCCAGTTTTGATACAAGGGGTTTTGACTTTGGGTATAGTCTTGATCGTTCAGTCATTAAATAAATATTTATTCTTTCAACCATTTACCAAGCTTGTTTTTGAAGGACTGATGTTCTCCTTATTATATTTGATCCTAAATAAATATCTTGGAATCCGATCATATGTTTATTTCATATCTGAGGCAATGCCAGTTTGTAAAAAAATATATAGTAGGATAAAAATATGA
- a CDS encoding acyltransferase gives MDKFQIPYVKTFEFTKIIGIENIDFGKYIIIDDFVLIYAKDNIRIGNYVHIASFTSISGGGELVMEDFSAVSSGCRIVTGTDDFKEYGFGNSTISNEFRNIKTAKIHIERFAIIGANSVILPGVTIGEGASVGAGSVVTKDLEPWGIYVGNRCIGRRNKEEILKNYEKFQRLPERERIGLLFRDNIKDRDS, from the coding sequence ATGGATAAATTTCAAATTCCCTATGTGAAAACTTTTGAATTTACTAAAATTATCGGAATCGAAAATATTGATTTTGGGAAATATATCATCATCGATGATTTTGTGCTCATCTATGCCAAGGATAATATACGAATAGGCAATTATGTGCATATCGCTTCTTTCACCTCAATCAGTGGTGGCGGAGAATTAGTAATGGAAGATTTTAGTGCAGTTTCATCAGGTTGCCGTATTGTGACGGGAACAGATGATTTTAAGGAATATGGATTTGGAAATTCAACGATTTCCAATGAGTTTAGAAATATCAAAACTGCCAAGATTCATATAGAAAGATTTGCAATTATTGGGGCCAATAGCGTGATATTACCCGGGGTGACTATTGGAGAAGGGGCATCAGTGGGTGCCGGCTCTGTTGTGACTAAAGATTTGGAGCCATGGGGTATTTATGTTGGGAATAGATGTATAGGCAGGAGAAATAAGGAAGAAATCTTGAAAAATTATGAAAAATTCCAAAGATTGCCAGAGAGAGAACGTATAGGTTTATTATTTCGAGACAATATTAAGGATCGAGATTCTTGA
- a CDS encoding DegT/DnrJ/EryC1/StrS family aminotransferase, whose protein sequence is MTKTYLPNKEKYKQYVDEIYANGWVTNNGPLVQMLEKRLAEYLEVKNVVLVANGTAALEIAYRTLDIKGFAITTPFSFVATTSSLVTNGILPIYADIDPRTLNIDPDNIEPLITPHTSAIVPVHVFGNACEVEVIDAIAKSHGLKVIYDAAHAFGVKYKGKSLLNYGDISTLSFHATKLFHTIEGGALIINDDRLVEKARYLINFGIKNAESIPELGINAKMNEFEAAMGLCMLDEMEEILLRRKNVYERYEKGLDGVVEFQCKNPDATKNYSYFPVIFKNELQMLKVKKALNDAQIFPRRYFFPSLDSLSYIEPKQYCPISRDVSNRILALPMYPELSEIEQVEILNIIKKVL, encoded by the coding sequence GTGACTAAAACTTATCTCCCAAACAAAGAGAAGTACAAGCAGTATGTCGATGAGATCTATGCCAATGGGTGGGTGACGAACAATGGCCCACTGGTCCAAATGCTCGAAAAAAGACTTGCCGAATACCTTGAGGTTAAAAATGTAGTTCTGGTAGCCAACGGCACAGCGGCTTTGGAGATCGCTTACCGGACATTGGATATCAAGGGTTTTGCCATCACCACTCCTTTCAGTTTTGTTGCGACGACGAGCTCTTTGGTCACCAATGGGATTCTTCCGATTTATGCGGATATCGACCCTAGAACCCTCAACATAGACCCCGATAATATTGAACCGCTTATTACTCCACACACCTCTGCCATCGTGCCGGTGCATGTTTTCGGTAATGCCTGCGAAGTCGAAGTGATCGATGCGATCGCAAAAAGTCATGGTCTGAAGGTGATCTATGATGCGGCGCATGCTTTCGGCGTAAAGTATAAAGGAAAGAGTCTGCTGAACTATGGCGATATTTCGACATTGAGCTTTCATGCGACGAAACTCTTCCATACCATTGAAGGTGGAGCTTTGATCATCAACGATGACCGATTAGTTGAAAAGGCGAGGTATCTAATCAACTTCGGTATCAAAAATGCAGAGTCCATTCCCGAGCTGGGGATCAATGCCAAGATGAACGAGTTCGAAGCGGCGATGGGGCTTTGTATGCTCGATGAGATGGAAGAGATATTATTGAGAAGAAAAAATGTTTATGAGCGGTATGAAAAAGGTTTGGATGGGGTTGTGGAGTTTCAGTGCAAAAACCCAGATGCTACAAAAAACTACAGTTATTTTCCAGTTATTTTCAAAAACGAACTTCAAATGTTAAAAGTAAAAAAAGCTCTTAATGATGCACAGATTTTTCCAAGACGTTATTTTTTCCCATCACTTGATAGTCTAAGTTATATTGAACCAAAGCAATATTGTCCCATATCAAGAGATGTGTCAAATCGAATTTTGGCTCTGCCTATGTATCCAGAATTGAGTGAGATTGAACAAGTAGAAATTCTGAATATAATTAAGAAAGTGCTTTGA
- the rfbB gene encoding dTDP-glucose 4,6-dehydratase, whose translation MLSNDKKNILVTGCAGFIGSNFVPYFLEKYDNYNIVNLDLLTYAGDLDNLKEIGNHPRYKFIKGDICNRKLVEFIFDEYDIKGVIHFAAESHVDNSIKNPGVFVETNVNGTFTLLDVAYKHWMKSPFVFKVKYEGCRFHHISTDEVYGSLGDDSNDLFTEETPYAPNSPYSASKAASDMIVRSYVKTYGMNCVITNCSNNYGPKQHDEKLIPTIIRKALAGEPVPIYGDGKNIRDWLYVLDHCKGIDLVYHKGKSGETYNIGGRNERTNLQIAYTICKRLDEIYPVKDNPSISDPRSTIQNYKDLLVFVEDRAGHDRRYAIDATKIESELGWRADENFDTGIIKTIDWYLEKYIDQRD comes from the coding sequence ATGCTCTCCAATGATAAAAAGAACATTTTGGTCACTGGTTGTGCAGGATTCATAGGTAGTAACTTTGTTCCTTACTTTTTGGAAAAATATGACAACTACAATATTGTCAATCTTGACCTACTGACTTATGCCGGTGATCTTGATAATTTAAAAGAGATCGGAAATCATCCACGATATAAATTTATCAAAGGGGATATTTGTAATCGTAAACTCGTAGAATTTATATTTGATGAATATGATATAAAGGGTGTTATTCACTTTGCCGCTGAGTCTCATGTGGACAACTCCATAAAAAATCCTGGAGTCTTTGTCGAGACAAATGTCAATGGAACGTTCACGTTGCTCGATGTCGCCTACAAACATTGGATGAAGAGTCCCTTTGTTTTCAAGGTTAAATATGAGGGATGTAGATTCCATCATATCTCGACCGATGAAGTCTACGGAAGCCTCGGCGACGACTCCAACGACCTATTTACCGAAGAGACGCCCTATGCACCCAATAGCCCCTATAGTGCAAGCAAGGCAGCCAGTGATATGATCGTGCGTAGTTATGTAAAGACCTATGGTATGAATTGCGTCATTACCAATTGTTCCAACAACTACGGTCCGAAACAACATGACGAGAAGCTCATCCCCACTATTATCCGCAAAGCTCTGGCTGGAGAACCTGTTCCCATCTACGGTGACGGAAAGAATATCAGGGATTGGCTCTATGTCCTTGACCATTGTAAGGGGATAGACCTTGTCTACCACAAAGGGAAGAGCGGTGAGACATACAATATCGGCGGTCGTAATGAGCGGACCAATCTTCAGATCGCCTATACCATTTGTAAAAGACTGGATGAAATTTATCCGGTTAAGGATAATCCTTCGATTTCAGATCCAAGATCAACCATCCAAAACTATAAAGATCTTTTGGTCTTTGTTGAGGATCGCGCCGGTCATGATAGACGTTATGCCATCGATGCGACAAAAATCGAGAGCGAACTCGGTTGGCGAGCGGATGAGAATTTTGATACAGGCATTATAAAAACAATCGACTGGTATTTGGAGAAATACATTGATCAACGTGACTAA